The Prosthecobacter fusiformis genomic sequence TGCGACTTCGAGGTCAGCATGTTTGGCATACCACTCGTATTGAAGTGACATGTCCTGTTCCGCTCGCTGAGCAATGACAACAGGCAGGCTCATGACAACACCTGTGCAGACTGACGGATGGAATCAAGTACTGCGGGGCCGTAAGGCCGATGTGGGGAGCGGACGCCTTCAAGCAAGGCGGACTCCAACGCTGGAGACTCGTCGAATTCCTGACGCT encodes the following:
- a CDS encoding type II toxin-antitoxin system ParD family antitoxin, with amino-acid sequence MEITLPPGLDQFVQHLVQAGRYADEGDVVRTALRVLERQEFDESPALESALLEGVRSPHRPYGPAVLDSIRQSAQVLS